A DNA window from Comamonas fluminis contains the following coding sequences:
- a CDS encoding GMC family oxidoreductase: MDEVFDYIVIGAGSSGGTLAARLSESGKHKVLLLEGGASHKDLLVSMPSGWGQMINSPKYSWGHETEPEQYGANRRISLPRGKRLGGSSSINGMIYVRGDRADFDSWAAHGAKGWSYEELLPHFVRTEDQQRSEEEFTKPWHGRGGPLTANNLHNPHPVSLAMVKAAIQAGMPACKDFNNGHPAGAGLFQVNLKNGQRSSVARNAIEPAMQRRNLDVRIQVLVTRIGIEAQRARTVNWKDKAGGSHSARANKEILLCAGALQSPQLLMLSGIGPAQHLREMGIDVKVDLPGVGANLQDHAIVPMSWRMKADTPSLNKSLRGMGIAGSLLKYLLTKQGAMAMPASEFAAWFSSDSSLPYNDIQIHGLPVTGDIEGYMQSGKNYRTEAFPGMTMAPYQVRPYSRGQLKLKSSNPEELASIRMNFLHDERDRKALLYGVRMASKIAQQPALAHLVEAQTRPGPNLQSDDELLDWIGMYMGSGHHASGSCRMGDAMDPLTVVTPDLKVKGVEGLRVIDASVMPHLVSGNTNAASVVIGDKGADLVLDVKAQAAQQWNVAGVMPAAAGAQRSEVAA, encoded by the coding sequence ATGGATGAAGTCTTTGATTACATCGTCATCGGCGCTGGTTCGTCCGGCGGTACCCTGGCAGCTCGCCTGAGCGAGAGCGGGAAACACAAGGTTTTGCTGCTGGAAGGCGGAGCCAGCCACAAGGATTTGCTGGTTTCCATGCCATCGGGCTGGGGCCAGATGATCAACAGCCCCAAATATTCCTGGGGCCATGAAACCGAGCCTGAGCAGTACGGCGCCAACCGCCGCATCAGCCTGCCGCGTGGCAAGCGGCTGGGTGGCTCGTCGTCCATCAACGGCATGATTTATGTGCGCGGCGATCGCGCTGATTTTGATAGCTGGGCAGCCCACGGCGCCAAGGGCTGGAGCTATGAAGAGCTGCTGCCGCACTTTGTGCGCACCGAAGACCAGCAGCGCAGTGAAGAAGAATTCACCAAGCCCTGGCATGGCCGGGGCGGGCCGCTGACGGCCAATAATCTGCACAACCCGCACCCGGTGTCTCTGGCCATGGTCAAGGCTGCGATTCAGGCGGGCATGCCGGCATGCAAGGATTTCAACAACGGCCACCCGGCCGGTGCAGGGCTGTTTCAGGTCAACCTCAAGAATGGCCAGCGTTCATCGGTTGCCAGGAATGCGATTGAGCCAGCCATGCAGCGCCGAAACCTGGATGTGCGCATACAGGTTCTGGTCACCCGCATCGGCATTGAGGCCCAGCGTGCCCGCACCGTGAACTGGAAGGACAAGGCGGGCGGCAGCCACAGCGCCCGTGCCAACAAGGAGATTTTGCTGTGCGCCGGTGCGCTGCAGTCGCCGCAGTTACTGATGCTCTCTGGTATCGGCCCGGCGCAGCATCTGCGCGAGATGGGCATTGACGTCAAGGTCGATCTGCCCGGTGTGGGCGCCAATCTTCAAGACCATGCCATCGTGCCCATGTCCTGGCGCATGAAGGCCGACACGCCCAGCCTCAACAAGTCGCTGCGCGGTATGGGGATTGCCGGGTCGCTGCTCAAGTACCTGTTGACCAAGCAGGGCGCCATGGCCATGCCTGCGTCTGAATTTGCGGCATGGTTCAGCAGCGATTCCAGCCTGCCCTACAACGATATCCAGATTCATGGCCTGCCCGTGACTGGCGATATCGAGGGCTATATGCAAAGCGGCAAGAACTACCGCACCGAAGCTTTCCCAGGCATGACCATGGCTCCCTATCAGGTGCGGCCTTATTCGCGCGGGCAGTTGAAGCTCAAGAGCTCCAACCCCGAAGAACTGGCCAGCATCCGCATGAATTTTCTGCACGACGAACGCGACCGCAAGGCGCTGCTGTATGGCGTGCGCATGGCCAGCAAGATTGCCCAGCAACCAGCGCTGGCGCATCTGGTGGAAGCGCAGACCCGGCCTGGCCCGAATCTGCAAAGCGACGACGAACTGCTGGACTGGATTGGCATGTACATGGGCTCAGGCCACCACGCCAGCGGCAGCTGCCGCATGGGCGATGCGATGGACCCGTTGACGGTTGTCACGCCCGATCTCAAGGTCAAAGGCGTGGAAGGCCTGCGCGTGATCGATGCCTCGGTCATGCCGCATTTGGTGTCGGGCAATACGAATGCGGCCTCGGTTGTGATCGGGGACAAGGGGGCAGACCTGGTGCTGGACGTGAAAGCACAGGCGGCCCAGCAATGGAATGTGGCAGGGGTGATGCCCGCGGCAGCCGGGGCGCAGCGCTCTGAAGTGGCCGCCTGA
- a CDS encoding acetyl-CoA C-acetyltransferase translates to MEALIFDHVRTPRGKGKPDGALHEVTPVWLAAQPLVALRERNQLDTSMVDDVVMGCVVPVGEQGGNVGRMAVLQADYAQTVAGVQLNRYCGSGLEAVSFAAAKVMSGQADMTIGAGVEMMSRVPMGSDGGAWAQDPQVANKTYFVMQGISADLLASLRGHSRHDLDAYSAESHRRAAQAWGEGRFAKSVVPVKDFLGMTLLEKDETIRPETTVDSLGALKPAFTEMGQKYGYDSVALQRYPQVEQIHHHHHAGNSSGIVDGAAAVLIGTAEAGAKQGMKPRARIRSFASIGSEPTLMLDGPAHAARKALARAQMQASDIDLWELNEAFATVVLTMMEELNIPHDRMNVNGGAIAMGHPLGATGAMIIGTVLDELERTGKRTALISLCVAAGMGSAMIIERV, encoded by the coding sequence ATGGAGGCATTGATCTTTGACCATGTCCGCACCCCCCGGGGTAAGGGCAAACCGGATGGCGCTTTGCATGAGGTGACACCGGTGTGGCTGGCAGCCCAGCCGCTGGTGGCACTGCGTGAGCGCAACCAGCTCGACACCAGCATGGTGGACGACGTCGTCATGGGCTGCGTGGTGCCCGTGGGCGAGCAGGGCGGCAACGTGGGTCGTATGGCCGTGCTGCAGGCAGACTATGCGCAGACCGTGGCCGGTGTGCAGCTTAACCGCTACTGCGGCTCGGGCCTGGAAGCGGTGAGCTTTGCCGCCGCCAAGGTCATGTCCGGCCAGGCCGATATGACGATTGGCGCCGGTGTGGAGATGATGTCCCGTGTGCCCATGGGTTCGGACGGCGGTGCCTGGGCGCAAGACCCGCAGGTCGCCAACAAGACCTATTTCGTCATGCAGGGCATCTCGGCTGACTTGCTGGCATCGCTGCGCGGCCATAGTCGCCATGATCTGGATGCCTACTCGGCCGAAAGCCACCGCCGTGCGGCACAGGCCTGGGGCGAAGGGCGTTTTGCCAAATCCGTGGTGCCGGTCAAAGACTTTCTGGGCATGACGCTACTGGAAAAGGACGAAACCATTCGTCCCGAAACTACGGTCGATTCGCTGGGCGCACTCAAGCCCGCGTTCACCGAAATGGGCCAGAAATACGGCTACGACAGCGTGGCGCTGCAGCGCTATCCGCAGGTTGAGCAGATTCACCACCATCACCATGCTGGCAATAGCTCCGGCATTGTGGATGGTGCGGCGGCGGTGCTCATTGGCACGGCAGAAGCTGGCGCCAAGCAGGGCATGAAGCCCCGTGCCCGCATTCGCAGCTTTGCCAGCATTGGCTCTGAGCCCACGCTGATGCTGGACGGCCCGGCCCATGCAGCCCGCAAGGCGCTGGCGCGTGCCCAAATGCAGGCTTCGGACATTGATCTGTGGGAGCTGAACGAGGCCTTTGCCACCGTGGTGCTGACCATGATGGAAGAGCTGAACATTCCCCATGACCGCATGAACGTCAACGGCGGCGCCATTGCCATGGGCCATCCGCTGGGGGCCACGGGCGCCATGATTATCGGCACCGTGCTGGATGAGCTGGAGCGCACGGGCAAGCGCACCGCGCTGATCAGCCTGTGTGTGGCTGCGGGCATGGGCTCGGCCATGATCATCGAACGCGTGTGA
- a CDS encoding SDR family NAD(P)-dependent oxidoreductase, whose product MFKLDGKVALVSGAGRGMGFGIAQALATQGAHVVVNDFHLDRAESAARQLQEMGFKASAQAADLTDRAAIFAMVDRVKAEVGTVDIFVHNAGIPAQGWGYTPFLQSPESEWNAWLQLNLHGLMHACQAMLPAMQEKGWGRIVAINSDAARTATGMGLCAYGAAKAAAIGFIRNLSGEVGPHGVTANALSLGTMNNWEGSEKIAKRGTSVGRAGSPQDVGAAVTYLASVEAEWVNGQVLPVNGGGVVS is encoded by the coding sequence ATGTTCAAACTGGATGGAAAAGTGGCCCTGGTCAGCGGCGCCGGGCGCGGCATGGGTTTTGGTATTGCACAGGCGCTGGCCACGCAGGGCGCGCATGTGGTGGTCAACGACTTTCACCTGGACCGCGCCGAAAGCGCAGCGCGCCAGTTGCAGGAAATGGGCTTCAAGGCATCGGCTCAGGCGGCCGACCTGACAGACCGCGCCGCCATCTTCGCCATGGTCGATCGCGTCAAGGCCGAAGTGGGCACTGTCGATATCTTTGTGCACAACGCTGGCATCCCCGCTCAGGGCTGGGGCTACACACCGTTTCTGCAGTCGCCTGAATCTGAATGGAATGCATGGCTGCAGCTGAATCTGCACGGCCTGATGCACGCCTGCCAGGCCATGCTGCCCGCCATGCAGGAAAAGGGCTGGGGCCGCATCGTGGCGATCAACTCTGACGCCGCACGTACGGCCACCGGCATGGGCCTGTGCGCCTATGGCGCGGCCAAGGCGGCGGCCATTGGCTTTATCCGCAATCTGTCGGGCGAAGTGGGCCCGCATGGCGTGACGGCGAACGCGCTGTCGCTGGGCACCATGAACAACTGGGAAGGCTCGGAGAAGATTGCCAAGCGCGGCACTTCCGTGGGCCGTGCTGGCTCGCCTCAGGACGTGGGGGCTGCAGTGACTTATCTGGCGTCGGTGGAGGCCGAATGGGTCAACGGTCAGGTGCTGCCAGTCAACGGCGGGGGCGTGGTTTCCTGA
- a CDS encoding helix-turn-helix transcriptional regulator, which translates to MMDSAFAKMGFSTYTPSSIACVLKDVPIFDTPAPVRVAADAPLVSAEQFSHLISLLYEAALDPESWKPFLEALRTQLGGNYASLIVRPGTADDGGLIVSVAGDRRDLIPNCPQISMSPFRSMPTDRIVTLGDVMPESEWRASSYYKDWCKEMQVFHVMAADIVTKDSCVYGLRITRPEGSPAFTKQERAFGSMMLPHIKRALNLHLSVNQDRQVISLYSKATAQLMVGVVILDQNGAVLECNPAAASILDMQDGLKISGGMLEANYANDNRKLQRLIKDALMHTQVSRLSMTEGMSVSRQSGQLNWGVVVQSISPDEWTEGKQRPSVAVFVRDTGGKADPPVKLAQQLFQLTPAETSLAIQLANGLSLEEAAEALNIRRNTARAHLRSIFSKTGVRRQTELVRIFLNSVAWLGNK; encoded by the coding sequence ATGATGGACAGCGCTTTTGCCAAGATGGGTTTCTCCACCTACACACCAAGCTCTATTGCTTGTGTGCTGAAGGATGTGCCCATATTCGATACTCCTGCACCCGTGCGTGTGGCGGCGGATGCTCCGCTGGTCAGCGCAGAGCAGTTCAGCCACCTCATCAGCTTGCTGTATGAGGCGGCTCTGGATCCAGAGAGCTGGAAGCCTTTTCTCGAAGCGCTGCGCACGCAGCTGGGCGGCAACTATGCCTCTCTGATCGTGCGCCCGGGTACGGCCGATGATGGTGGTTTGATCGTCTCCGTAGCGGGTGACCGCCGCGATCTGATACCCAACTGCCCTCAGATCAGCATGAGCCCTTTCCGCAGCATGCCGACCGACCGCATCGTCACCCTGGGTGATGTGATGCCCGAGTCGGAATGGCGAGCTTCGAGCTACTACAAGGACTGGTGCAAGGAGATGCAGGTCTTCCATGTGATGGCCGCCGACATCGTGACCAAGGACAGCTGTGTTTATGGTCTGCGTATCACGCGTCCCGAAGGAAGTCCCGCGTTCACCAAGCAGGAGCGTGCCTTTGGCTCCATGATGCTGCCGCACATCAAGCGGGCGCTGAACCTGCACCTGTCGGTCAATCAGGATAGACAGGTCATCTCGCTGTACAGCAAGGCTACGGCCCAGCTGATGGTGGGTGTGGTCATCCTCGACCAGAACGGCGCTGTGCTGGAATGTAACCCGGCAGCGGCCAGCATTCTGGACATGCAGGATGGCCTGAAGATCTCCGGCGGCATGCTGGAAGCCAACTACGCCAACGACAACCGCAAGCTGCAGCGCCTGATCAAGGACGCGCTGATGCACACCCAGGTCTCGCGTCTGTCCATGACCGAAGGCATGTCGGTGAGCCGTCAGTCCGGCCAGCTCAACTGGGGTGTGGTGGTGCAGAGCATCTCCCCAGACGAGTGGACCGAAGGCAAGCAGCGCCCCAGCGTCGCGGTCTTTGTGCGCGACACCGGCGGCAAGGCTGACCCACCCGTGAAGCTGGCCCAGCAGCTGTTCCAGCTGACACCGGCCGAGACTTCGCTGGCGATTCAGCTGGCCAACGGCCTGTCGCTGGAAGAGGCTGCCGAGGCGCTCAACATCCGTCGCAACACGGCCCGGGCCCATCTGCGCTCCATCTTCTCCAAGACGGGCGTGCGCCGCCAGACTGAGCTGGTGCGCATTTTCCTCAACAGCGTGGCCTGGCTGGGGAACAAGTAA
- a CDS encoding CaiB/BaiF CoA transferase family protein: MRVIEFAGIGPAPFAGMMLADMGAEVILVERSADHAAASHYPRMAQNRGKKSIALDLKSDAGRAAAWKLLESADALIEGFRPGVMERLGFGPEEVAKRAPRLVFGRVTGWGQTGPLAQAAGHDINYVALTGVMATSMRPGQAPVLPPTIVGDMAGGGMFLLFGILCAIFEAQKSGNGQVVDAAMIDGVAAMSGLIHQMRSGMGYWQDDPAHNHFLNTSPFYEVFECADGKHITLGAIEPQFYALLLQKLGLTDADPKRQYKTSDWPALKTRVAEVVRGKTQAQWCEELEASDVCFAPVLSLADAPSHPHNAQRQMFVDLEVDGKTHRQPAPAPRFSRTPARQPEQGTKIGQDTDAVLASLGYAASDIAALREAGACA; encoded by the coding sequence CTGCGCGTTATTGAATTTGCAGGCATCGGCCCCGCACCCTTTGCCGGCATGATGCTGGCCGATATGGGTGCCGAGGTGATTCTGGTCGAGCGCAGCGCCGACCATGCCGCTGCATCGCACTACCCCCGCATGGCGCAGAACCGGGGCAAGAAGTCCATCGCGCTCGATCTCAAATCCGACGCAGGCCGCGCTGCTGCCTGGAAGCTGCTGGAATCTGCCGACGCGCTGATCGAAGGCTTTCGCCCTGGCGTGATGGAGCGCCTGGGCTTTGGCCCCGAAGAAGTGGCAAAACGCGCACCGCGCCTGGTCTTTGGCCGCGTAACCGGCTGGGGACAGACCGGGCCGCTGGCTCAGGCTGCGGGCCACGATATCAACTACGTGGCGCTGACCGGCGTGATGGCCACCTCCATGCGCCCTGGCCAGGCACCCGTGCTGCCGCCCACCATCGTGGGCGACATGGCGGGCGGCGGCATGTTTCTGCTTTTCGGCATCCTATGCGCCATTTTTGAAGCGCAAAAATCAGGCAATGGCCAGGTGGTGGACGCCGCCATGATTGATGGCGTGGCTGCCATGAGCGGCCTGATTCACCAGATGCGCAGCGGCATGGGCTACTGGCAGGATGACCCGGCGCACAACCACTTCCTGAACACATCGCCGTTCTATGAAGTGTTTGAATGTGCCGATGGCAAGCACATCACGCTGGGCGCGATCGAGCCGCAGTTCTATGCCCTGCTGCTGCAAAAACTGGGATTGACCGACGCCGACCCAAAACGCCAGTACAAGACCAGCGACTGGCCCGCACTCAAGACCCGCGTGGCCGAAGTGGTGCGCGGCAAGACACAGGCACAGTGGTGCGAGGAGCTGGAGGCTAGCGATGTCTGCTTTGCACCCGTGCTGAGCCTGGCCGATGCGCCCAGCCACCCGCACAATGCCCAGCGCCAGATGTTTGTGGACCTAGAAGTGGATGGCAAAACCCATCGCCAGCCCGCCCCCGCACCGCGCTTTTCGCGCACGCCTGCGCGCCAGCCCGAACAAGGCACCAAGATTGGTCAGGACACCGATGCCGTGCTGGCATCGCTGGGCTATGCGGCCAGCGATATTGCCGCGCTGCGTGAAGCCGGGGCTTGCGCCTGA
- a CDS encoding 3-hydroxyacyl-CoA dehydrogenase NAD-binding domain-containing protein has product MTTEIIRYAVDADGIATLTLDYPGKTMNVIDQAFMDNLEVCIARIQSDEQVRGAIITSGKDSFVAGADLMGMEANIDAMADLPVAELFESCASLSKLLRKLETVGKPLVAAINGMALGGGYEICLACHHRIAADAPSVMVGLPEAQVGLLPGAGGTQRLPRMIGILAAMPFLMEGKQLQAVKAKEAGLVNEVVAPEQLLSAAKAWLLANPTAQQPWDVKGFRIPGGGPLDPRVAPAFVVGNTMLQAKTYHNMPAPLCIQSCIYEGCQLPIDKGLRIESKYMSVLSRSPVARGMIRTLFVNKTKAEKGMHRPAGFEPFKCRKLGMIGAGMMGAGIALVAAQRGIDVVLIDREQAAAEKGKQYSEKVLAKLVDKGRQTREKADAILARITPSTDYELLRDADMVVEAVFEDRAIKAEVTKKLDAVLPASCVLASNTSALPISLLAQASERPDRFIGLHFFSPADKMPLVEVIRGKQTSDATLAQALDFIAQLKKTPIVVNDKRGFFTSRFIGAFVDDAIGMVAEGIAPALIENCAKHAGMPVGPLAITDELSIDLSKHAGESQAKEFPDEYKQGRSVAIINKLFDLGRLGRKVGKGFYDYEESGKRLWPGLAEQYPLKSQQPSAHDLKQRILYVQAVEGARAMEEGVLLAPADGDIGSILGVGFPAYTGGPFCFIDGVGLPQFVAEADRLADLFGEQLRPPQLLRDMAAKGQTFYGKTARA; this is encoded by the coding sequence ATGACAACAGAGATCATTCGCTACGCCGTGGATGCCGACGGCATCGCCACGCTGACGTTGGACTATCCCGGCAAGACCATGAACGTGATCGACCAGGCTTTCATGGACAACCTGGAAGTCTGCATAGCGCGTATCCAGAGCGACGAACAGGTGCGCGGCGCCATCATCACTTCGGGCAAGGACAGCTTTGTGGCTGGCGCTGACCTGATGGGCATGGAAGCCAACATCGATGCCATGGCCGATCTGCCCGTGGCCGAGTTGTTCGAATCCTGCGCTTCGCTGTCCAAGCTGCTGCGCAAGCTGGAGACGGTGGGCAAGCCGCTAGTCGCTGCGATTAACGGCATGGCGCTGGGCGGTGGCTACGAAATCTGCCTGGCCTGCCATCACCGCATTGCGGCCGATGCGCCCTCGGTCATGGTCGGCCTGCCAGAAGCGCAAGTCGGCTTGCTGCCCGGCGCGGGCGGCACGCAGCGTCTGCCGCGCATGATCGGCATTCTGGCGGCCATGCCTTTCCTGATGGAAGGCAAGCAACTGCAGGCGGTGAAGGCCAAGGAAGCTGGTCTGGTCAACGAAGTGGTAGCGCCCGAGCAATTGCTGAGCGCCGCCAAGGCCTGGCTGCTGGCCAACCCCACAGCCCAGCAGCCATGGGATGTGAAAGGCTTTCGCATTCCCGGCGGCGGCCCGCTGGACCCGCGTGTGGCTCCGGCTTTCGTGGTGGGCAACACCATGCTGCAGGCCAAGACCTATCACAACATGCCAGCGCCGCTGTGCATTCAAAGCTGCATCTACGAAGGCTGCCAGCTGCCCATCGACAAGGGCTTGCGCATCGAGAGCAAGTACATGTCCGTGCTCTCGCGCAGCCCCGTGGCGCGCGGCATGATTCGCACGCTGTTCGTCAACAAGACCAAGGCCGAAAAAGGCATGCACCGCCCCGCAGGCTTTGAGCCGTTCAAGTGCCGCAAGCTGGGCATGATCGGCGCGGGCATGATGGGTGCAGGCATTGCACTGGTGGCGGCGCAGCGCGGCATTGACGTGGTGCTGATTGACCGCGAGCAGGCCGCAGCCGAGAAAGGCAAGCAGTACTCCGAAAAAGTGCTGGCCAAGCTGGTGGACAAGGGCCGCCAGACCCGTGAGAAGGCCGATGCCATCCTTGCCCGCATCACACCCAGCACCGACTACGAGCTGCTGCGTGATGCCGACATGGTGGTTGAAGCCGTGTTTGAAGACCGCGCCATCAAGGCTGAGGTGACCAAGAAGCTGGACGCCGTGCTGCCTGCCAGCTGCGTGCTGGCCAGCAATACCTCGGCCCTGCCCATCAGCCTGCTGGCCCAGGCAAGCGAGCGGCCTGATCGCTTTATCGGCCTGCATTTCTTCTCGCCTGCCGACAAGATGCCACTGGTAGAAGTCATTCGCGGCAAGCAGACTTCGGATGCCACGCTGGCGCAGGCGCTGGACTTTATTGCCCAGCTCAAGAAGACGCCCATCGTCGTCAACGACAAGCGCGGCTTTTTCACCAGCCGCTTCATCGGTGCATTTGTCGATGACGCCATCGGCATGGTGGCCGAGGGCATTGCCCCCGCGCTGATCGAGAACTGTGCCAAGCATGCAGGCATGCCCGTGGGGCCGCTGGCCATTACCGATGAGCTGTCCATTGACCTGTCCAAGCACGCTGGTGAGTCGCAGGCCAAGGAGTTCCCTGATGAATACAAGCAGGGCCGCTCGGTCGCCATCATCAACAAGCTGTTTGATCTGGGGCGACTGGGCCGCAAGGTGGGCAAGGGCTTTTACGACTACGAAGAAAGCGGCAAGCGCCTCTGGCCCGGTCTGGCCGAACAGTACCCGCTGAAAAGCCAGCAGCCCAGCGCGCACGATCTCAAGCAGCGCATTCTGTATGTGCAGGCCGTGGAAGGCGCACGCGCCATGGAGGAAGGCGTGTTGCTGGCACCTGCCGATGGCGATATCGGCTCGATTCTGGGTGTGGGCTTTCCGGCCTATACCGGCGGCCCGTTCTGCTTTATCGATGGTGTAGGCCTGCCGCAGTTTGTGGCCGAGGCTGATCGCCTGGCCGATCTGTTTGGTGAGCAACTGCGCCCACCACAGCTGCTGCGTGATATGGCGGCCAAAGGCCAGACCTTCTACGGAAAAACGGCAAGAGCCTGA
- a CDS encoding acetyl-CoA C-acyltransferase, whose amino-acid sequence MKDAVIVSTARTPIGKAYRGAFNDTEAPVLGGHVIRAALNKANVAGADVDDVILGIAAQQGTQGYNLGRLCGYTAGLPESVGGMVIDRMCASGLMSIATAAKGVMTGEMNIAVAGGLESISLVQNKYKNAHRAQSKAVLAAEPTAYIQMIETAELVSQRYGISREAQDEYSLRSQQRVAAAQAKGLFDDEIVPLTTSKQLFDKEGNVTGSEEVTLTRDEGNRADTTLESLAKLKPVWKNGQWVPEGQFITAGNASQLSDGASACVVMSADEARARGLAPLGTYRGVAVAGCRADEMGIGPVYAIPKLLKQHGLTVGDIGLWEINEAFACQVIYSRDQMGIPDDRLNVNGGAISIGHPFGMSGARLVGHALLEGRRRGVRFVVVSMCIGGGMGAAGLFELN is encoded by the coding sequence ATGAAAGACGCAGTCATCGTTTCGACGGCACGTACCCCCATCGGCAAGGCTTACCGCGGTGCATTCAATGACACCGAAGCTCCGGTGCTGGGCGGGCATGTCATTCGTGCCGCACTGAACAAGGCCAACGTGGCCGGCGCCGATGTGGATGATGTGATTCTGGGCATCGCCGCCCAGCAAGGCACGCAAGGCTACAACCTGGGCCGTCTGTGCGGCTACACCGCTGGTCTGCCCGAATCCGTGGGCGGCATGGTGATCGACCGCATGTGCGCTTCCGGCCTGATGAGCATTGCCACGGCCGCCAAGGGTGTCATGACTGGTGAGATGAATATTGCCGTGGCCGGTGGCCTGGAATCCATCTCCCTGGTGCAGAACAAGTACAAGAACGCACATCGCGCTCAGTCCAAGGCGGTGCTGGCTGCAGAGCCCACGGCTTATATCCAGATGATTGAGACGGCCGAGCTGGTCAGCCAGCGCTATGGCATCAGCCGCGAAGCCCAGGATGAGTACTCGCTGCGCAGCCAGCAGCGCGTGGCCGCCGCTCAGGCCAAGGGTCTGTTCGACGACGAAATCGTGCCCTTGACCACGAGCAAGCAACTGTTCGACAAGGAAGGCAATGTCACCGGCAGCGAAGAAGTCACGCTGACCCGCGACGAAGGCAACCGCGCCGACACCACGCTGGAAAGCCTGGCCAAGCTCAAGCCCGTCTGGAAAAACGGCCAGTGGGTGCCAGAAGGCCAGTTCATTACCGCAGGCAATGCCTCGCAGCTGTCTGACGGTGCCAGCGCCTGTGTGGTGATGAGCGCTGACGAAGCTCGCGCCCGGGGTCTGGCGCCTTTGGGCACCTACCGCGGCGTGGCCGTGGCAGGCTGCCGCGCCGATGAAATGGGTATCGGTCCTGTGTACGCCATCCCCAAGCTGCTCAAGCAGCATGGCCTGACCGTGGGTGATATCGGCTTGTGGGAAATCAACGAGGCTTTTGCCTGCCAGGTGATTTACAGTCGCGATCAGATGGGTATTCCCGATGATCGATTGAACGTGAACGGTGGTGCCATCTCTATTGGTCACCCCTTCGGCATGTCCGGTGCGCGTCTGGTGGGTCACGCCCTGCTGGAAGGCCGCCGCCGCGGTGTGCGTTTTGTGGTGGTGAGCATGTGTATTGGCGGCGGCATGGGTGCTGCTGGCTTGTTTGAGCTGAACTGA
- a CDS encoding SDR family oxidoreductase codes for MTSAPSYVAPHGLLKDKTVLVTAAAGAGIGFSAAKRAAEEGCKALFVSDVHERRLAEAVEQIKKDTGLTQVFGKLCDVSKEEQVQALISEADQTMGGIDVLINNAGLGTSCKVVDMSDDEWGKVIDITLTGTFRMTRAALKVMQPRGKGVIVNNASVLGWRAQTEQAHYAAAKAGVMAFTRCSALEAAEFGIRINAVAPSIAIHAFLKKSASEELLAKLSEKEAFGRGAEPWEVANVMIFLASDYSSYMTGEVVSVSSQRA; via the coding sequence ATGACTAGCGCTCCTTCCTACGTTGCCCCCCACGGTCTGCTGAAAGATAAAACTGTGCTTGTTACCGCCGCCGCCGGCGCCGGTATTGGCTTCTCTGCTGCAAAACGTGCAGCAGAAGAGGGCTGCAAGGCCTTGTTCGTTTCCGATGTGCATGAGCGCCGCCTGGCCGAAGCCGTCGAGCAGATCAAGAAGGACACGGGCCTGACGCAGGTCTTCGGGAAACTCTGCGATGTGAGCAAGGAAGAGCAGGTTCAGGCCCTGATTTCCGAAGCCGACCAGACCATGGGCGGTATCGATGTGCTGATTAACAACGCAGGCCTGGGCACCAGCTGCAAGGTTGTTGACATGAGCGACGACGAATGGGGCAAGGTCATTGACATTACCCTGACCGGCACTTTCCGCATGACGCGCGCTGCGCTCAAGGTCATGCAGCCACGCGGCAAGGGCGTGATCGTCAACAACGCCTCTGTGCTGGGCTGGCGCGCTCAGACCGAGCAGGCCCACTACGCCGCAGCCAAGGCGGGCGTGATGGCTTTCACACGCTGCTCCGCACTGGAAGCGGCTGAATTCGGCATTCGCATCAATGCGGTGGCACCTTCCATCGCCATCCACGCCTTCCTCAAGAAGTCGGCTTCTGAAGAGTTGCTGGCCAAGCTGTCTGAAAAAGAAGCGTTTGGCCGCGGTGCAGAGCCTTGGGAAGTTGCGAACGTCATGATTTTCCTGGCCAGCGACTACTCCTCGTACATGACGGGTGAGGTGGTGTCCGTCAGCTCGCAAAGGGCTTGA
- a CDS encoding MaoC family dehydratase: MSAVAEKVLFDSAASVLASVGRQLGETQWMQISQERINQFADATGDHQWIHVDPEQAKSGPFGACVAHGYLTLSLANLFLPQLVAYDGLKMGVNYGCDKVRFPSPVLVNSWIRGSGEVVAATAIGDNGVQVTIRITVQVRDQDKPGCVVETISRLFFQ, from the coding sequence ATGAGCGCCGTTGCAGAAAAAGTGCTGTTTGACTCTGCCGCTTCGGTGCTGGCCTCGGTGGGCCGCCAGCTGGGCGAGACGCAGTGGATGCAGATCAGCCAGGAGCGCATCAACCAGTTTGCTGACGCCACCGGCGATCACCAGTGGATTCATGTGGACCCCGAGCAGGCCAAGAGCGGTCCCTTCGGCGCCTGCGTGGCCCATGGCTACCTGACGCTGTCGCTGGCCAATCTGTTTCTGCCCCAGCTTGTGGCCTATGACGGCCTGAAGATGGGCGTGAACTATGGATGCGACAAAGTGCGCTTCCCATCCCCTGTTCTGGTGAATTCCTGGATTCGCGGCAGTGGCGAAGTGGTGGCAGCCACCGCGATTGGCGACAACGGTGTTCAGGTCACGATCCGCATCACGGTGCAGGTTCGGGATCAGGATAAACCCGGCTGTGTGGTCGAAACCATCAGCAGACTGTTTTTTCAGTGA